The Halomonas sp. KG2 genome contains a region encoding:
- a CDS encoding heme ABC transporter permease: MWAFINKLRSPKWFYAISAKLQPWFWAAAVLLLLLGSVWGLVFAPADYQQGNSFRIIYVHVPAAFLAQSIFVSMAISGLVFMVWKIKVADMAATVMAPLGAAMTFVALFSGAVWGVPTWGTWWMWDARLTSMLILLFLYLGVIALRGAFSSRDSGSRAASVLAMVGVINIPIIKYSVDWWYTLHQPASFTITGRSAMPMEMWAPLLIMVLGFYCFFIALTLMRTRSEILRRETNKRWVQELVEEVR, translated from the coding sequence ATGTGGGCCTTTATAAACAAACTGAGATCACCCAAGTGGTTCTACGCGATTAGCGCCAAGCTTCAGCCCTGGTTCTGGGCAGCGGCGGTGCTCCTGTTACTGCTGGGAAGCGTTTGGGGGCTGGTATTTGCTCCCGCGGATTATCAGCAGGGCAATAGCTTTCGGATTATCTATGTCCACGTTCCTGCCGCTTTCCTAGCACAATCCATTTTTGTCTCAATGGCAATTTCAGGCTTGGTATTTATGGTCTGGAAAATCAAAGTAGCCGATATGGCTGCCACCGTGATGGCGCCATTAGGTGCGGCGATGACCTTTGTAGCACTTTTTTCAGGCGCAGTATGGGGAGTGCCTACCTGGGGAACCTGGTGGATGTGGGACGCGCGTTTAACGTCCATGCTGATTTTGCTGTTTTTGTATTTAGGTGTCATTGCACTGCGCGGCGCTTTCAGTAGTCGCGATAGCGGATCTCGTGCAGCCTCAGTGCTGGCGATGGTGGGTGTGATTAATATTCCGATCATCAAATATTCGGTGGACTGGTGGTACACCCTGCACCAGCCTGCCTCGTTTACGATTACCGGACGTTCGGCAATGCCCATGGAAATGTGGGCACCGCTGCTCATTATGGTACTCGGTTTCTACTGCTTTTTTATAGCGTTAACCCTGATGCGTACGCGCAGTGAAATACTGCGCCGTGAAACCAATAAGCGCTGGGTGCAAGAGCTAGTAGAGGAGGTGAGATAA
- the ccmD gene encoding heme exporter protein CcmD — protein MAFSSLNEFFAMGGHGLYVWAAWGITALLMLVIVWHARLERSQLLKGVKRRVRRQNAHSQAAQAPVNSAQRDVRHDA, from the coding sequence ATGGCTTTTTCCTCACTTAATGAATTTTTTGCCATGGGTGGCCACGGGCTTTATGTGTGGGCTGCTTGGGGCATTACTGCGTTGTTGATGCTGGTGATCGTTTGGCATGCGCGCCTCGAGCGCAGCCAACTGCTGAAAGGCGTGAAGCGCCGTGTGCGCCGCCAAAACGCCCACTCCCAGGCCGCGCAAGCACCAGTTAACTCTGCTCAAAGGGACGTTCGTCATGACGCCTAA
- the ccmE gene encoding cytochrome c maturation protein CcmE codes for MTPKRKQKLFVILGLVSLTAIAVGLTLYALRSNINLFFSPVQIAQGDAPMERQIRAGGMVKEGSVSRDPESLDVEFTVTDYVDDLEVYYSGILPDLFREGQGVVVVGELQADGRLYADKVLARHDENYMPPEVAQALEEAGYSPADYQAKAAEVGKRLEQEGTPQTSDY; via the coding sequence ATGACGCCTAAACGTAAACAGAAGCTGTTCGTTATTTTAGGGTTGGTTTCATTAACCGCGATAGCGGTGGGGCTGACACTTTATGCGCTGCGCTCCAACATCAATTTATTTTTCAGCCCGGTACAAATTGCTCAGGGCGACGCGCCCATGGAACGCCAGATTCGCGCGGGCGGAATGGTTAAAGAGGGATCGGTGTCGCGTGATCCTGAAAGCCTTGATGTTGAGTTTACCGTGACGGATTACGTCGATGACTTGGAGGTCTACTACAGCGGGATTCTGCCGGATCTTTTCCGTGAAGGGCAGGGGGTGGTCGTGGTAGGAGAACTTCAGGCAGATGGGCGCTTATATGCCGATAAAGTCTTAGCCCGCCACGATGAAAATTATATGCCGCCCGAAGTGGCGCAAGCATTGGAAGAAGCAGGTTACTCCCCGGCAGATTATCAGGCAAAAGCGGCTGAGGTGGGTAAGCGTTTGGAGCAGGAAGGCACCCCCCAAACAAGCGATTATTAA